GTCACGACTTCGAAGCCCCAGATGTAACCTTCTTCCTGCAGGATCTTGGCGATGTCAGCCTTGATGCGGGAGTAAGGAGCCAGGAACTGCTCGTTGCCGGCGCGGCAGCAGTTCTTGAAGCGGGTGAGGAAATCGGAAATTGGATCGGTGAGAACGGCCATAATGGTGGTTCCTTGAGATATTCAGTGGTCTCAGGCAGCGGCGCCTTCGGTTGCTCCTTCCGCCTTCTTGGCGTCGCGGAACGGCAATCCCAGCTCGGTAAGCAGGGCGCGGCCTTCGTCATCGGTCTTGGCCGAGGTGACGAAGATGATGTCGAAACCGATGGTGCGCTTGATCTGGTCGAGCTCGATTTCCGGGAAGATGGATTGGTCGGCGAAGCCCACCGCGTAGTTGCCCTTGCCATCGAAGTTCTTCGAAGGGATACCACGGAAGTCGCGGATGTTCGGGGCGGTGATGTTGATGAAGCGGTGCAGGAACTCCCACATGCGCGGGCCACGAAGGCTCACGCGGGCACCAAGGGCTTCACCCTCGCGCAGCTTGAAGTTTGCAACGGCCTTCTTCGAGTAGGTGATCGACGGCTTCTGGCCGGTGATCTTGCTGATTTCAGCAACGGCATCGTCCACGGCGACCTTGCGGTCCGGGGCCTTGCCCATGCAGGAAGTCACGACGATCTTCTCGAGACGCGGGATTTGATGGGGATTGGCGTAACCGAGCTTCTCCTTGAGAGCCGGCACGACCTTATCCTTGTAATGCTTTTGCAGTACTGGGGTGCTCATTTTGTTTTAGCGGGTCAGCGCTTTGGTTGGTGCGCTTAAGCGCGGGCAAAGGCCGTAGCCTCAGCCCAGTTTCTTGACATTGGAGATATGGACCGGGCCATCCTGCTCGATCAAACCGCCATCGGGGTTCTTCTCGGAGCGGCGGATAGCCTTCTTGATGGTGCGGCCGCCTTCGACGACGACCTTGCCCTTGGCAGCGTCCACGGAGACCACGGTGCCGCGCTTGCCCTTATGGCTGCCGGCAATGATCTCG
This portion of the Luteolibacter luteus genome encodes:
- the rplE gene encoding 50S ribosomal protein L5 — its product is MSTPVLQKHYKDKVVPALKEKLGYANPHQIPRLEKIVVTSCMGKAPDRKVAVDDAVAEISKITGQKPSITYSKKAVANFKLREGEALGARVSLRGPRMWEFLHRFINITAPNIRDFRGIPSKNFDGKGNYAVGFADQSIFPEIELDQIKRTIGFDIIFVTSAKTDDEGRALLTELGLPFRDAKKAEGATEGAAA
- the rplX gene encoding 50S ribosomal protein L24 → MKTHVKKGDQVEIIAGSHKGKRGTVVSVDAAKGKVVVEGGRTIKKAIRRSEKNPDGGLIEQDGPVHISNVKKLG